One Littorina saxatilis isolate snail1 linkage group LG1, US_GU_Lsax_2.0, whole genome shotgun sequence genomic window carries:
- the LOC138972976 gene encoding CKLF-like MARVEL transmembrane domain-containing protein 4 isoform X1, whose product MADNAGDGMEGTDVLYIWKIPIDRAYVKSLVGVLKIVVAIISLIAFICCASGRSIHCDHAYSSTYNFFEFVSISCFLTIVALWFFFVLTADKRVFFKVVPWRLVELIYLAVYALFYLIGFIVIAAQACGKDSNKAAAAFGFFALAGICAHGYFTFKEWREGRTQAATTTTNTSAPQPHPPAELRISGFPTY is encoded by the exons ATGGCAGACAACGCTGGAGATGGGATGGAGGGAACAGATGTCCTGTACATCTGGAAGATCCCCATTGACCGCGCCTACGTCAAATCTCTCGTCGGCGTTCTCAAAATCGTCGTTGCT ATCATCTCGCTCATCGCTTTCATCTGCTGTGCGTCAGGGCGGTCAATACACTGTGATCACGCCTACTCCTCAACCTACAACTTTTTCGAGTTCGTCTCCATCTCCTGCTTCCTGACCATCGTCGCCCTCTGGTTCTTCTTCGTCCTCACGGCGGACAAGAGGGTTTTCTTCAAGGTGGTGCCTTGGCGACTAGTG GAGCTGATCTACCTGGCAGTCTATGCCCTCTTCTATCTCATCGGCTTCATCGTCATAGCCGCCCAGGCCTGTGGAAAGGACTCCAACAAAGCTGCAGCG GCCTTTGGATTTTTTGCCCTGGCGGGGATTTGCGCACACGGGTATTTCACATTCAAAGAATGGCGGGAGGGTCGAACCCAGGCTGCTACCACTACCACGAACACCAGTGCACCACA ACCCCACCCTCCAGCAGAACTCAGAATCAGTGGATTTCCTACTTATTGA
- the LOC138972976 gene encoding CKLF-like MARVEL transmembrane domain-containing protein 4 isoform X2 → MADNAGDGMEGTDVLYIWKIPIDRAYVKSLVGVLKIVVAIISLIAFICCASGRSIHCDHAYSSTYNFFEFVSISCFLTIVALWFFFVLTADKRVFFKVVPWRLVELIYLAVYALFYLIGFIVIAAQACGKDSNKAAAAFGFFALAGICAHGYFTFKEWREGRTQAATTTTNTSAPQYDPERNMDTY, encoded by the exons ATGGCAGACAACGCTGGAGATGGGATGGAGGGAACAGATGTCCTGTACATCTGGAAGATCCCCATTGACCGCGCCTACGTCAAATCTCTCGTCGGCGTTCTCAAAATCGTCGTTGCT ATCATCTCGCTCATCGCTTTCATCTGCTGTGCGTCAGGGCGGTCAATACACTGTGATCACGCCTACTCCTCAACCTACAACTTTTTCGAGTTCGTCTCCATCTCCTGCTTCCTGACCATCGTCGCCCTCTGGTTCTTCTTCGTCCTCACGGCGGACAAGAGGGTTTTCTTCAAGGTGGTGCCTTGGCGACTAGTG GAGCTGATCTACCTGGCAGTCTATGCCCTCTTCTATCTCATCGGCTTCATCGTCATAGCCGCCCAGGCCTGTGGAAAGGACTCCAACAAAGCTGCAGCG GCCTTTGGATTTTTTGCCCTGGCGGGGATTTGCGCACACGGGTATTTCACATTCAAAGAATGGCGGGAGGGTCGAACCCAGGCTGCTACCACTACCACGAACACCAGTGCACCACAGTATGACCCTGAACGAAACATGGACACCTATTAA